A stretch of the Cydia amplana chromosome 6, ilCydAmpl1.1, whole genome shotgun sequence genome encodes the following:
- the LOC134649167 gene encoding uncharacterized protein LOC134649167, with the protein MSVHGDSEAEPATVDMFRVARGYAIFRLENIESSDLRGYDESDIKDLEKDFHKAQLSILRPLKPERRAEEYEVTREFEKTATAAPSNNMSSTSKSSSNTVLTAMAGENTIFFATARMLIRDSSGVFRPVRALLDGASACNLISKSCAEMLGFETSGQHTVFGIGNSPNQTFGSLSCEVKPMGNKPSSLSTKLEAFVLSPVCADQPPQPVDSSGWSHTKNLSLADPDFARPAPVDLLLNAQVFVSSLLPGIRRGESGQPTLLKTIYGWVVMGECDASQLTSSALVSSRNNNKHCFFVSSPSQILSLDDSIKKFWELENVSSPTKPVVSEEDQRCEDYFREKYYRNEDGRFVVPLPFVDPANKPTFLNSREIALKRFTSLERKLNSNPEFKRAYVEFMDDYESRGHLEEVAPPSTSEGHFYYIPHHGILRDSVTTPLRVVFDASAKDANEKSLNATLFAGPKLQTNIFDLLTRFRWHAVVFTGDVKQMYRQILVPEEDAEFQRILWRPSTVGPVRDYRLKTVTYGVSAAPFQALRTMAQLASDSAANYPGGSTVLARDIYVDDVVTGADSVEQARSLQAELTNILSSGGFHLRKWTSNSSEFLESLPSSDLYSEDFKHFEEMTDISLKILGLLWQPQSDSFRFRVASTPNGRCTKRTILSEIARIFDPLGFLSPVTFLAKYLMQLLWVSGVSWDGDVPESIRLEWQEFKTQLSSLSAVDVPRRLVGKFDVLHLHGFCDASERGFCAVIYCRTVTEDSDVDVQLVCAKSKVAPLRKLSVPRLELLAAVLLSDLMASVVEALKPFHSVDRVFAWSDSSVTLTWIKSCPSRWKTFVANRVCHIQDVIPPDSWHHVRTTDNPADCGSRGLLPRDLVNQTGWWNGPDWLRLPTESWPKSVLTPDRDVLHDEQKITVLVVSNDNALVDNLLEKFSSLRTLQRILAYCRRFANNARNQKTAAKLLRGPLTPLELKQSLMLLVRSVQQRCFSQEIEKISNSHSNSLPKAFRKLSPFTDDAGLLRVGGRLSRASLDFDVKHPLLLPRDSRLTFLLIDEYHRRFMHPGIQTLHNLLSQHFWVMCPKRAIYAVVSKCMKCFRVRPPGAPAPFMGDLPSYRISQLKAFSSAAVDFGGPFDIALGRGRGNKTYKGYICVFVCTATKAIHTELVTELSSDAFLAALRRFVARRGRCSRLVSDQGKNFVGANNILQRLVMDAAAHHSINFEFNPPGSPHFSGLAEAGIKAVKTHLSRVVGNQRLTYEEFSTILTQIEALLNSRPLTPLSTDPNDLTALTPGHFLTTEPLSVVPEEDLSDVRVSPLQRWKLLQKMHQDFWNKWSKEYMHTLQQRMKWHDRQPNVQVGALVLVVNEQTSPMKWPLGRIIDTHPGSDGICRVVTVRTATGLYKRPVVKLCPLPA; encoded by the exons ATGAGTGTACATGGTGATAGTGAGGCGGAGCCCGCGACCGTAGACATGTTCCGTGTCGCGCGGGGTTACGCTATATTCAGGTTAGAGAACATTGAAAGTTCGGACTTAAGAGGTTATGATGAATCGGACATAAAGGATTTAGAAAAAGACTTTCACAAGGCTCAGCTAAGCATTTTACGTCCGCTGAAACCTGAAAGACGTGCGGAAGAGTACGAAGTTACGAGGGAGTTTGAAA AGACTGCTACTGCAGCACCTAGCAATAACATGAGCAGTACTAGCAAGAGTAGTAGTAACACGGTTTTAACTGCTATGGCGGGAgagaatacaatattttttgctaCTGCCAGGATGTTAATTCGGGACAGTTCTGGTGTCTTCCGCCCAGTGCGTGCGCTTCTGGATGGTGCGAGTGCATGCAATCTTATATCAAAGTCTTGTGCTGAAATGCTAGGGTTTGAGACTTCTGGCCAACACACCGTGTTTGGCATTGGCAATTCGCCCAATCAAACATTTGGCTCACTTTCATGTGAGGTCAAGCCAATGGGTAATAAACCCTCTTCGCTGAGTACTAAGCTCGAAGCTTTCGTTTTGTCGCCGGTATGTGCTGACCAACCTCCACAACCTGTCGATTCGTCGGGTTGGTCGCACACCAAAAATTTATCGCTGGCTGATCCTGATTTTGCCCGTCCGGCGCCGGTGGACTTGTTGCTTAACGCACAGGTCTTCGTTTCGTCGTTGTTGCCCGGTATACGGCGCGGGGAATCTGGACAGCCTACTCTGTTGAAAACCATCTATGGATGGGTCGTTATGGGTGAGTGTGACGCCAGTCAGCTCACATCAAGCGCTCTCGTATCGTCTCgcaacaataataaacattgttttttcGTGTCGAGTCCCTCACAGATTTTGTCGCTCGAcgattccataaaaaaattttGGGAATTGGAAAACGTTAGTTCTCCGACTAAACCTGTCGTATCTGAGGAGGACCAACGCTGCGAGGACTATTTTCGTGAGAAATACTATCGTAATGAGGATGGCAGGTTCGTAGTTCCGTTACCATTTGTCGATCCCGCGAACAAACCTACCTTCCTCAATTCGCGCGAAATCGCTCTCAAGCGTTTCACGTCGTTAGAACGCAAATTGAATTCCAACCCTGAGTTCAAAAGGGCGTATGTGGAATTCATGGATGACTACGAGTCTCGTGGTCACTTGGAGGAAGTGGCACCTCCTTCTACGAGTGAAGGCCACTTCTATTACATACCTCACCATGGTATTCTGCGTGACTCCGTCACCACTCCTCTTCGCGTGGTCTTCGACGCCAGCGCTAAGGACGCCAACGAGAAGTCCTTAAACGCTACTCTTTTCGCTGGGCCCAAGCTTCAGACCAACATTTTCGATCTGCTCACACGCTTTCGTTGGCATGCCGTCGTCTTCACAGGTGACGTGAAACAGATGTACAGGCAGATTCTGGTTCCTGAAGAGGATGCTGAATTTCAGCGCATTTTGTGGCGGCCCTCTACTGTCGGTCCTGTGCGCGACTACCGTCTTAAAACGGTAACCTACGGGGTTTCTGCTGCGCCATTCCAAGCCCTTCGTACAATGGCTCAACTTGCTAGTGATTCTGCAGCCAACTACCCAGGTGGTTCAACCGTTCTCGCTCGTGACATCTACGTTGACGACGTCGTCACCGGAGCGGATTCTGTCGAGCAGGCGCGTTCGCTTCAAGCGGAACTTACTAACATATTGTCGTCGGGGGGTTTTCATCTCAGGAAGTGGACCTCCAATAGTAGTGAGTTCCTGGAGAGTCTTCCGTCTTCTGATCTGTACTCGGAAGACTTTAAACACTTCGAAGAAATGACTGACATTTCTTTAAAGATATTGGGCTTGCTATGGCAACCTCAATCTGATTCCTTTCGTTTTCGTGTAGCATCTACTCCTAACGGCCGATGCACAAAGCGCACTATTCTGTCGGAGATAGCTAGAATCTTCGATCCATTGGGTTTCCTGTCGCCTGTAACATTCCTCGCCAAGTATCTGATGCAGTTACTTTGGGTTTCGGGCGTCTCCTGGGATGGAGATGTCCCGGAAAGCATCAGACTGGAATGGCAAGAATTCAAAACTCAACTCTCGTCGCTGAGTGCTGTAGATGTGCCTCGCCGTTTAGTTGGTAAATTCGACGTGCTACATCTCCACGGATTTTGTGACGCGTCAGAACGTGGCTTCTGTGCCGTAATCTATTGCCGTACAGTAACTGAGGACAGTGACGTTGACGTCCAACTGGTGTGTGCTAAGTCCAAGGTCGCGCCGTTACGTAAATTGTCAGTGCCGCGTCTCGAATTGCTCGCAGCGGTTCTGCTGTCGGACTTGATGGCTTCGGTCGTGGAGGCTTTGAAGCCTTTCCACTCGGTAGATAGAGTCTTTGCATGGTCGGACTCGAGTGTGACGTTAACCTGGATCAAGTCGTGTCCGTCCAGGTGGAAAACGTTCGTGGCCAACCGTGTGTGCCATATTCAGGACGTCATCCCTCCCGACTCTTGGCATCATGTCagaaccactgacaatccagcCGACTGCGGATCGCGTGGTTTGCTTCCTCGAGACTTGGTCAATCAAACAGGTTGGTGGAACGGGCCTGATTGGCTCAGACTCCCCACTGAGAGCTGGCCTAAGTCAGTGCTGACGCCAGATAGGGATGTCCTTCACGACGAACAAAAGATTACGGTCCTCGTAGTGTCCAATGATAACGCACTGGTTGACAACTTATTGGAGAAGTTCTCGTCGCTAAGAACACTCCAACGTATCTTAGCGTATTGTCGCCGCTTCGCGAACAACGCGAGGAACCAAAAGACGGCCGCGAAGTTATTACGCGGACCTTTGACACCTCTCGAATTGAAGCAGTCACTGATGCTTCTCGTGCGCTCCGTGCAACAGCGCTGCTTTTCTCAGGAAATCGAAAAGATTTCGAATAGTCATTCGAACTCTCTTCCGAAAGCGTTCCGGAAACTGTCCCCGTTCACGGATGACGCGGGTCTCTTAAGGGTGGGCGGTCGCCTGTCGCGAGCTTCTCTCGACTTCGACGTGAAGCATCCGTTGCTTCTACCTCGCGACAGTCGTCTGACCTTCCTTCTTATCGACGAATACCATAGACGGTTCATGCATCCAGGCATCCAAACGCTTCACAACTTGTTGTCGCAGCATTTTTGGGTCATGTGTCCAAAACGGGCTATTTACGCAGTCGTGTCAAAATGTATGAAGTGCTTTCGGGTGCGGCCACCGGGTGCTCCTGCGCCATTCATGGGGGACTTACCTTCCTATCGAATATCCCAGCTGAAAGCTTTCTCGAGCGCAGCGGTCGATTTTGGTGGGCCTTTCGATATCGCTCTCGGTCGCGGACGCGGTAATAAGACGTACAAAGGTTACATTTGCGTCTTCGTCTGTACCGCCACAAAGGCCATTCACACCGAGCTTGTCACCGAGTTGTCTTCGGATGCTTTCCTCGCCGCACTTCGGCGTTTCGTCGCTCGTCGTGGTCGGTGCAGCCGGTTAGTGTCTGACCAAGGCAAAAATTTTGTCGGTGCGAACAACATCCTGCAACGTCTAGTGATGGATGCTGCTGCACACCATTCAATCAATTTTGAATTTAACCCGCCGGGTAGCCCACATTTCTCAGGACTCGCTGAAGCTGGAATAAAGGCCGTGAAAACACACTTGTCGCGTGTCGTCGGGAACCAAAGGTTGACTTATGAGGAGTTTTCGACTATTTTAACCCAAATCGAGGCTTTGCTCAACTCAAGGCCCCTCACTCCTCTTAGCACCGACCCTAATGACCTGACGGCTCTGACTCCTGGTCACTTCCTCACCACGGAGCCCCTGTCGGTCGTGCCTGAGGAAGACCTGTCGGACGTTCGGGTTAGCCCCCTCCAACGCTGGAAGCTGCTTCAGAAGATGCACCAGGACTTCTGGAACAAATGGTCGAAGGAGTATATGCATACTCTCCAGCAGCGGATGAAGTGGCACGACAGACAGCCCAACGTCCAAGTCGGCGCACTCGTGCTCGTTGtgaacgagcagacgagcccaATGAAGTGGCCCCTGGGTCGCATTATCGACACACACCCCGGATCTGACGGGATCTGTCGTGTGGTTACTGTGCGCACTGCCACAGGGTTGTACAAGCGGCCTGTGGTCAAACTGTGCCCACTGCCTGCGTAG
- the LOC134649009 gene encoding cytoplasmic tRNA 2-thiolation protein 1 yields the protein MPVACRAGCGKNAVLKRPKTGDALCKECFYWAFETEIHYTITKGELFNRGDAVAIAASGGKDSTVLAHVMKTLNQRYDYGLNLMLLSIDEGITGYRDDSLETVKQNRDDYEMSLKILSYKDLYGWTMDEIVAQIGRKNNCTFCGVFRRQALDRGAAMLGVKCIATGHNADDIAETVLMNVLRGDIARLKRCTAISTGSEGTIPRVKPLKYTYEKEIVMYAHYKKLVYFSTECVFAPNAYRGHARALLKDMEKIRPMCIMDIIYSGETMAVKEEVSLPSQRICVRCKFVSSQEVCKACVLLEGLNKGLPRLGIGKSSKAKKMLEEYNAKQPGSKLDKAIKDLNDESVYTKSKGRCKNKENCSNCSGKCAKEANETESNSKINGLLEQYGLENTPNVQVNGHDDEQIPDEDDGCSGSCGKLGSMQIGF from the exons ATGCCCGTAGCTTGCAGGGCTGGTTGTGGCAAAAACGCTGTACTAAAG CGTCCAAAAACTGGTGATGCGCTGTGCAAAGAATGTTTCTATTGGGCCTTCGAGACAGAAATACACTACACAATCACAAAAGGCGAACTTTTTAACAGAGGAGATGCAGTCGCAATTGCTGCTTCTGGTGGCAAGGACTCCACAGTGCTGGCGCACGTGATGAAGACCCTCAACCAGCGGTACGACTACGGCCTGAACCTGATGCTGCTCTCTATAGACGAAGGTATAACTGGATACAGAGATGACAGTCTTGAAACAGTTAAACAGAACAGGGACGActatgaaatgtctttaaaaatctTATCATACAAGGATTTGTATGGGTGGACGATGGATGAAATAGTAGCGCAAATTGGTAGGAAGAACAACTGTACTTTTTGTGGAGTGTTCAGAAGGCAGGCGTTGGACCGGGGGGCGGCTATGCTTGGGGTGAAATGCATAGCGACGGGGCACAATGCTGATGATATTGCAGAGACAGTGCTCATGAATGTGCTGCGAGGAGACATAGCCAGGTTGAAGAGGTGCACTGCTATATCTact GGCAGTGAAGGAACAATCCCTCGTGTGAAGCCGCTCAAGTACACCTACGAGAAAGAGATAGTAATGTACGCACATTACAAGAAGCTGGTGTACTTCTCAACGGAGTGTGTATTCGCGCCCAACGCGTATCGCGGCCACGCGCGGGCGCTCCTCAAGGATATGGAGAAGATCAGGCCCATGTGTATTATGGACATTATTTATTcag GTGAAACAATGGCAGTGAAAGAGGAAGTATCTCTCCCTTCACAAAGGATATGCGTGCGGTGCAAATTCGTCTCCTCACAGGAAGTCTGCAAGGCCTGTGTACTCCTTGAGGGCCTGAACAAAGGCCTGCCCAGGCTAGGAATAGGAAAAAGTTCTAAAGCCAAGAAAATGTTAGAAGAGTACAATGCCAAGCAACCTGGGAGTAAGCTAGACAAAGCTATCAAAGATCTAAATGATGAATCTGTATATACTAAAAGCAAAGGCAGGTGCAAGAATAAGGAGAACTGTAGTAACTGTTCAGGAAAATGTGCTAAAGAAGCGAATGAAACAGAAAGTAATTCAAAGATAAACGGTCTACTAGAGCAATATGGCTTAGAGAACACACCAAATGTACAGGTAAATGGACATGATGATGAACAGATTCCGGATGAAGACGATGGTTGTTCCGGATCCTGTGGTAAATTAGGATCAATGCAAATAGGTTTTTAA
- the LOC134649010 gene encoding mitochondrial E3 ubiquitin protein ligase 1, with protein sequence MDFFTEVIGETVILGLDSLILGFCVKQLSKCKHILNALQTAPVLDIDSSLSREISKYPNNTIPYVVIRGLVKPLGNPIVSNYNNSVTGVVQRLTIKEHVIARTSAGFWSDQTRTIHEVCNSCPFVLSNGKFSIEVVDALAAELLDMDVISDKFEPMSPGVIDHVWGFFSGVRQRGLQSMEEMLRDGSFITAVGELSGPPGALKIQPPRDGLPLYLTTATKSSLLKRLASSRDFLRVLVVLFGTVAALAGSRIAYKYLSRRRRKARESEVKQQLAAGRRERRARARDRDLSEAQLCVVCAENPKEIILLPCGHVCLCEDCSDNITEQCPICRERIESRAPAFIT encoded by the exons ATGGATTTCTTCACCGAGGTGATCGGAGAGACGGTGATTCTCGGTTTGGATTCTCTCATCCTCGGCTTCTGTGTGAAGCAGTTGAGCAAATGCAAACATATATTAAATGCTTTACAG ACCGCACCAGTGCTGGATATAGACTCGTCACTCAGCAGAGAGATCAGCAAGTACCCCAACAACACCATCCCTTATGTGGTGATCCGGGGCTTGGTGAAGCCCCTCGGGAATCCCATTGTTAGCAACTACAACAACTCCGTCACTGGTGTTGTGCAAAG GCTAACAATAAAGGAACATGTGATAGCGCGCACGTCAGCCGGTTTCTGGTCGGACCAGACGCGCACGATCCATGAGGTGTGCAACTCCTGTCCCTTCGTACTGAGCAATGGCAAGTTCAGCATTGAAGTGGTGGACGCGCTCGCGGCTGAGTTACTTG ACATGGACGTGATCTCCGACAAGTTCGAGCCCATGTCCCCCGGCGTCATCGACCACGTGTGGGGCTTCTTCTCGGGCGTGAGGCAACGCGGGCTCCAATCCATGGAGGAGATGCTGCGAGACGGCTCCTTTATAACTGCTGTGGGGGAGCTCAGCGGTCCTCCAGGGGCACTGAAGATACAGCCACCGAGAGATGGTCTACCATTGTACCTCACAACTGCTACGAAGTCAAGTTTGCTCAAGAGATTGGCGAGCTCAAGAGATTTCCTAAG AGTGCTAGTGGTCCTCTTCGGCACAGTAGCAGCGCTGGCGGGGTCCCGCATCGCCTACAAGTACCtatcgcggcggcggcgcaaGGCGCGCGAGAGCGAGGTGAAGCAGCAGCTCGCGGCCGGGCGCCGGGagcgccgcgcgcgcgcccgAGACCGCGACCTCAGCGAGGCGCAGCTCTGCGTCGTGTGCGCTGAGAACCCCAAGGAG ATAATCCTGCTACCCTGCGGCCACGTGTGCCTGTGTGAGGACTGTTCAGACAACATCACAGAGCAGTGCCCGATCTGCCGGGAGCGGATAGAATCACGCGCGCCCGCCTTTATCACGTAG
- the LOC134649011 gene encoding large ribosomal subunit protein uL16, with protein sequence MGRRPARCYRYCKNKPYPKSRFCRGVPDPKIRIFDLGKKKAPVDDFPLCVHLVSDEYEQLSSEALEAGRICCNKYLVKNCGKDQFHIRIRLHPFHVIRINKMLSCAGADRLQTGMRGAFGKPQGTVARVRIGQPIVSVRSSDRWKAQVIEALRRAKFKFPGRQKIYVSKRWGFTKYDREEFEKLRADDRLANDGCNVKYRPLHGPLDAWRKVQVELHNV encoded by the exons ATGGGGCGCCGACCCGCGAGATG TTACCGCTACTGCAAAAACAAACCATACCCAAAATCGCGGTTCTGCCGTGGTGTGCCTGATCCCAAGATCCGTATTTTCGACTTGGGCAAGAAGAAGGCACCGGTGGACGACTTCCCGCTATGCGTGCACTTGGTGTCCGACGAGTACGAGCAGCTGAGCTCGGAGGCGCTGGAAGCCGGCCGCATTTGCTGCAACAAGTACCTCGTGAAGAACTGCGGCAAGGATCAGTTCCACATCCGTATCCGTCTGCATCCGTTCCATGTCATCCGCATCAACAAAATGTTATCGTGCGCTGGAGCTGATAG GCTCCAGACCGGGATGCGTGGTGCCTTTGGCAAGCCGCAGGGTACCGTGGCGCGCGTGCGCATCGGACAGCCCATCGTGTCCGTGCGCTCCAGCGACCGCTGGAAGGCGCAGGTCATCGAGGCGCTCAGGCGTGCCAAGTTCAAGTTCCCTGGACGCCAGAAG ATCTACGTGTCGAAGAGGTGGGGATTCACCAAGTACGACCGCGAGGAGTTCGAGAAGCTGCGCGCGGACGACCGGCTGGCCAACGACGGCTGCAACGTGAAGTACCGCCCCCTGCACGGCCCGCTCGACGCCTGGCGCAAGGTGCAGGTCGAGCTGCACAACGTCTGA